One part of the Amaranthus tricolor cultivar Red isolate AtriRed21 chromosome 16, ASM2621246v1, whole genome shotgun sequence genome encodes these proteins:
- the LOC130802638 gene encoding uncharacterized protein LOC130802638 produces MTAFDGTSCPKEHLMAYTNLMLLYTTNPALWCKFFPTTLTRVALTWYTSLPGGSIHNFAQLEGKFLGHFVASRRQEKSNFHLLSITQLEGESISSYLKKFHEAVLEVTDLEESVALNALINEIKAQRLKFQLAHDPKKRKSEKKDPISSDHSSRSREEHSSRRDINYMSRRPEPPSNMGPPRSRHVYVTEGEARIRNLLDRGNDPMFNRNRKDIFFTVPDELPTPSPTTTPSDRRNYNLWCDYHKEHAHTLAQCRELKRILHQLADERKLSRFINRKDYDTRGEVERRPWNQKRISPKRDDARRESSNT; encoded by the exons ATGACGGCCTTCGATGGAACATCCTGCCCAAAGGAACACTTGATGGCATATACAAACTTGATGCTGTTGTACACCACCAATCCAGCATTGTGGTGcaaattcttcccaactactctcacaagagtagcctTGACGTGGTATACCTCCCTTCCAGGGGGAAGTATCCATAATTTTGCCCAATTAGAAGGTAAATTCCTAGGTCACTTTGTAGCATCCAGAAGGCAGGAAAAATCAAACTTTCACTTGCTTAGCATAACACAATTGGAAGGGGAGTCCATATCATCATATTTGAAGAAGTTCCATGAAGCAGTACTGGAAGTAACTGACTTGGAAGAATCAGTCGCCTTGAACGCCCTAATTAACGAAATAAAGGCTCAaaggctgaagttccagttg gcacatgaccccAAAAAACGAAAGTCAGAAAAGAAGGATCCAATATCCTCCGATCATTCCTCAAGGAGCAGAGAGGAACATTCATCAAGGAGGGATATAAACTACATGTCGCGTCGTCCGGAACCCCCATCAAACATGGGACCTCCACGATCCAGACATGTATATGTCACAGAAGGAGAGGCCAGGATACGGAATTTGCTCGACCGAGGTAACGATCCGATGTTTAACCGGAATAGGAAAGACATATTCTTCACCGTCCCGGATGAGTTGCCAACTCCATCTCCTACTACCACCCCCTCCGATCGACGCAACTACAAtttgtggtgtgattaccacaaagaacaTGCTCATACCTTGGCCcaatgccgcgaactcaaacgtatTCTACATCAGTTGGCCGACGAGAGGAAGCTGTCGAGGTTCATCAACCGGAAGGACTATGACACAAGAGGCGAGGTGGAAAGGAGGCCTTGGAACCAAAAACGCATATCCCCCAAAAGAGACGACGCtaggcgcgaaagttccaacacgTAG